Proteins co-encoded in one Betaproteobacteria bacterium genomic window:
- the aroC gene encoding chorismate synthase, which yields MSGNTLGRSFCVTSFGESHGPGIGCVVDGCPPGMALTEADIQADLDRRKPGTSRFVTQRKEGDIVEILSGVFEGRTTGTPIALLIRNTDQRSQDYGNIAQTFRPGHADYTYWMKYGIRDHRGGGRQSARETAVRVAAGAVARKWLRERHGVSIRGYLSQLGPIPLAFKGWEGVNANPFFCADPDAVAELETYMDALRKSGDSVGAKVTAVASGVPPGWGEPVDDKLDAEIAYAMMGINAVKGVEIGAGFASVAQRGTEHGDEMTPEGFLSNNAGGILGGVSTGQDVVVHVAIKPTSSIRLARRSVDKSGRPATVETFGRHDPCVGIRATPIAEAMLAIVLMDHALRHRAQNADVLPDTPVLPAAAPEGARGRYPLSPSRTSTDPEGRQD from the coding sequence ATGTCGGGTAATACGCTGGGACGTTCGTTTTGCGTGACTTCCTTCGGGGAAAGCCACGGTCCGGGAATCGGGTGCGTGGTGGACGGGTGCCCGCCGGGCATGGCGCTCACGGAGGCGGACATCCAGGCAGATCTGGACCGCCGCAAGCCCGGCACGTCGCGTTTCGTCACCCAGCGCAAGGAAGGAGACATCGTCGAGATCCTCTCCGGCGTGTTCGAAGGCCGTACCACCGGAACACCCATCGCGCTGCTGATCCGCAACACCGACCAGCGGAGCCAGGACTACGGCAACATCGCGCAGACGTTCCGCCCCGGTCATGCAGACTACACCTATTGGATGAAGTACGGAATTCGCGACCACAGGGGCGGCGGACGCCAATCGGCGCGCGAAACGGCGGTGCGCGTGGCGGCCGGCGCGGTGGCGAGAAAATGGCTGCGGGAAAGACATGGCGTCTCGATCCGTGGCTACCTTTCCCAACTGGGGCCGATACCGCTTGCATTCAAGGGATGGGAGGGGGTGAACGCCAATCCGTTCTTCTGCGCCGACCCCGATGCCGTCGCGGAACTCGAGACGTACATGGACGCGTTGCGCAAGTCCGGCGACTCCGTGGGCGCGAAGGTGACGGCCGTCGCATCGGGTGTCCCGCCAGGCTGGGGCGAGCCGGTCGACGACAAGCTCGACGCCGAGATCGCCTATGCCATGATGGGCATCAACGCCGTGAAGGGCGTGGAGATCGGCGCGGGTTTCGCCTCCGTCGCCCAGCGGGGGACGGAGCATGGCGACGAAATGACGCCGGAAGGTTTCCTGTCCAACAACGCAGGCGGGATACTCGGCGGAGTCTCCACGGGCCAGGACGTCGTCGTCCACGTCGCGATCAAGCCCACGTCCAGCATCCGTCTCGCGCGGCGCTCGGTGGACAAGTCGGGACGTCCGGCCACCGTCGAGACTTTCGGCCGCCACGATCCCTGTGTGGGAATCCGCGCGACCCCCATCGCGGAGGCCATGCTGGCCATCGTGTTGATGGACCACGCGTTGCGGCACCGCGCCCAGAACGCCGACGTCTTGCCGGACACGCCCGTGCTTCCCGCAGCCGCTCCGGAAGGCGCGCGCGGACGGTATCCGCTGTCACCCAGCCGAACATCGACCGATCCCGAAGGCCGGCAGGACTGA
- a CDS encoding EAL domain-containing protein, whose amino-acid sequence MRHPAAAIPRIPLHLDELRLFDELTTPVWLSDPRGRRLLWANDAALALWQADSIEILAARDLANGGGIARSWSPALLDEVRGGARIVQRWSFGQAGAAVIKDVHVRALAMEGGDTALMFEAADLARDEDRDSLLRKVEAFTHTAALVSLHRPDGASIARNPAVEHAFGPRAVDRYFDDLALQLGSSRTAEEARAVAGSGRIFSRRLKIETQNGPRWHDVKCLRLTDPADGGALYLLDAQDVTEARVAGERLETEKQLLDMASRGRPVADVAGALAIAVEAQCPGIRCSVLELRDGHLYGIAAPSLPAEYCAAIEGLAIGPSVGSCGTAAYRREPVIVEDIATDPLWRDFRAAALPHGLRACWSVPIVGADGAVLGSFAAYYGEPRAPTAAERKLLDIGTNVLAITMERDRALAEIGRGREQLRMILDALPMIISYVNQDQRYEFVNRAFERWFGTTREQALGKLSRDIIGVKLYEEIGPRLAQVQNGHEVRYERQSRDHEGREHFLDVHYLPHVDAQGHVLGHFGIVNDITARKQNEQMLEYLATHDQLTQPPNRSMLAEHLQVALARGVRGQHQTAVLFVDLDRFKNVNDTLGHDAGDRLLQAVAARFRQNVRSADTICRLGGDEFVVLMDDVHGVQEAATLAQKLIGVLTEPLRVDGHDLYVSASIGIAVAPDDGTDAQTLLKNADIAMYRAKQQGRNGFQFHSPEATAASFEHLMLETALRKALDRRELVLHYQPIIDLCSGRIEGVETLLRWRHPDLGLVAPGKFIPLAEDTGLIVPIGAWVLEEACRQLGSLDAPGADQLRVAVNLSPRQFRERDLAARIALVLQTTGFDPARLELEVTESSMMENPEAATHILRQLRSSGVRISVDDFGTGYSSLSFLKRFPIDSLKVDQSFVRDVVDDENDASIVRAIIAIGRSMRLSITAEGVETDEQLAFLRAEHCDKAQGYHFGRPMDRDALEAWIRSRTAD is encoded by the coding sequence GTGAGACATCCTGCCGCGGCCATACCGCGGATTCCGCTTCACCTCGACGAACTGCGCCTCTTCGACGAACTGACCACACCCGTGTGGCTGAGCGATCCTCGCGGCAGACGTCTGCTCTGGGCCAACGATGCCGCGCTCGCCCTCTGGCAAGCGGACAGCATCGAGATACTCGCGGCCCGCGATCTTGCGAACGGCGGCGGGATCGCCAGGTCGTGGAGCCCCGCTCTGCTCGACGAAGTGCGTGGCGGCGCCCGCATTGTCCAGCGGTGGTCGTTCGGGCAAGCGGGCGCGGCAGTGATCAAGGACGTCCACGTTCGGGCCCTGGCGATGGAGGGCGGCGACACGGCCCTGATGTTCGAGGCCGCCGACCTCGCGCGCGACGAAGACCGCGATTCCCTCCTGAGAAAGGTCGAGGCGTTCACCCATACGGCAGCGCTGGTTTCGCTTCACCGGCCGGACGGCGCGTCCATTGCGCGCAATCCGGCCGTCGAGCACGCGTTCGGCCCCCGTGCCGTGGATCGGTACTTCGACGATCTGGCTCTGCAACTCGGCAGCTCAAGGACGGCAGAGGAGGCGCGTGCGGTTGCGGGCTCGGGGCGGATCTTCTCCCGGCGGCTGAAAATCGAAACGCAGAACGGTCCGCGCTGGCATGACGTGAAGTGCCTGCGCCTCACCGATCCGGCCGATGGTGGCGCGCTGTACCTGCTGGATGCCCAGGATGTGACCGAGGCCAGGGTCGCAGGCGAACGGCTCGAGACGGAGAAGCAGCTTCTCGACATGGCGTCGCGCGGACGCCCCGTGGCCGACGTGGCGGGAGCCTTGGCGATCGCCGTCGAGGCGCAGTGTCCGGGGATCCGCTGCTCCGTGCTGGAATTGCGCGACGGCCATCTGTACGGCATCGCGGCCCCGAGTCTTCCTGCGGAATACTGCGCCGCCATCGAAGGGCTGGCCATCGGACCCAGCGTGGGGTCCTGCGGAACGGCGGCTTATCGGCGGGAGCCTGTCATCGTCGAGGACATCGCCACCGATCCCCTGTGGCGGGACTTCCGGGCCGCTGCCCTGCCGCATGGACTGAGGGCATGCTGGTCCGTGCCCATCGTGGGCGCGGACGGCGCGGTCCTCGGCAGCTTCGCGGCCTACTACGGCGAACCGCGTGCCCCGACCGCGGCCGAACGCAAGCTGCTGGACATCGGCACCAATGTCCTGGCCATCACCATGGAACGCGACCGCGCGCTTGCAGAGATCGGCCGCGGGCGGGAACAGCTGCGGATGATTCTCGACGCGCTGCCGATGATCATCTCTTACGTGAACCAGGACCAGCGCTACGAGTTCGTGAACCGCGCGTTCGAACGCTGGTTCGGGACCACTCGCGAGCAGGCACTGGGCAAGCTGTCCCGGGACATCATCGGTGTCAAGCTCTACGAGGAGATCGGCCCCAGGCTGGCCCAGGTGCAGAACGGCCACGAGGTGCGCTACGAGAGGCAATCGCGCGACCACGAAGGCCGCGAGCACTTCCTGGACGTCCACTATCTTCCGCATGTGGATGCCCAGGGACACGTCCTGGGCCACTTCGGCATCGTGAACGACATCACGGCGCGCAAACAGAACGAGCAGATGCTGGAATACCTCGCGACCCACGACCAGCTCACGCAACCGCCCAACCGCTCCATGCTCGCCGAGCACCTGCAGGTCGCCCTGGCGCGGGGCGTACGCGGTCAGCACCAGACTGCCGTGCTGTTCGTGGATCTGGACCGTTTCAAGAACGTGAACGACACGCTGGGCCACGACGCCGGCGACCGCCTGCTCCAGGCTGTGGCGGCACGGTTCCGGCAGAACGTGCGGTCCGCGGACACCATATGCCGCCTGGGCGGCGACGAGTTCGTCGTGCTGATGGACGATGTGCATGGCGTGCAGGAAGCCGCCACGCTGGCGCAGAAGCTGATCGGGGTCCTCACCGAGCCACTCCGGGTCGACGGGCACGATCTTTACGTGTCGGCAAGCATCGGCATCGCCGTGGCACCCGACGACGGCACGGACGCGCAGACGCTGCTCAAGAACGCGGACATCGCGATGTACCGCGCCAAGCAGCAGGGACGGAACGGCTTTCAGTTCCACTCGCCTGAGGCAACGGCTGCGTCGTTCGAGCATCTCATGCTGGAGACGGCACTGCGCAAGGCGCTGGACCGCCGGGAACTGGTGCTGCATTACCAGCCCATCATCGACCTGTGTTCGGGCCGCATCGAGGGCGTGGAGACGCTGCTGCGCTGGCGGCATCCGGATCTCGGTCTCGTGGCTCCGGGCAAGTTCATTCCGCTCGCCGAGGACACGGGCCTCATCGTGCCCATCGGCGCGTGGGTCCTGGAGGAGGCCTGCCGCCAGCTGGGCAGCCTCGATGCGCCCGGGGCGGATCAGCTGCGGGTGGCGGTGAATCTGTCGCCGCGGCAATTCCGGGAGCGCGACCTCGCCGCCAGGATCGCGCTGGTGCTGCAGACGACGGGCTTCGATCCGGCAAGGCTCGAGCTGGAGGTGACCGAGAGCAGCATGATGGAGAACCCCGAGGCGGCGACGCACATCCTGCGGCAATTGCGATCGAGCGGCGTGCGCATCTCGGTGGACGACTTCGGCACAGGGTATTCCTCGCTGTCGTTCCTCAAGCGATTCCCCATCGATTCGCTCAAGGTCGACCAGTCGTTCGTGCGCGACGTGGTCGATGACGAGAACGACGCCAGCATCGTGCGCGCCATCATCGCCATCGGCCGCAGCATGCGGCTGTCCATCACGGCCGAAGGGGTGGAGACGGACGAGCAGCTTGCCTTTCTGCGTGCCGAACACTGCGACAAGGCCCAGGGATACCACTTCGGCCGCCCCATGGACCGGGACGCGCTCGAGGCATGGATCCGCTCGCGGACGGCGGACTGA
- a CDS encoding thymidylate synthase, with the protein MEQYHDLMRRVLKTGTRKTDRTGTGTLSVFGAQLRFDLADGFPLVTTKKLHLKSIVHELLWFLSGDTNVRYLRENGVSIWDEWADENGELGPVYGHQWRSWPTPEGGHVDQIAQLLADIRRSPDSRRLIVSAWNPADIPRMALAPCHALFQFYVADGRLSCQLYQRSADIFLGVPFNIASYALLTLMVAQVCKLAPGEFIHTFGDAHLYLNHLDQAREQLSRELRPLPVMKLNPAVDDLFAFRFEDFTLVGYDPHPHIKAPVAV; encoded by the coding sequence ATGGAGCAATATCACGACCTCATGCGGCGGGTGCTGAAAACCGGCACGCGCAAGACCGATCGCACCGGCACGGGCACGCTGAGCGTCTTCGGCGCCCAGTTGCGCTTCGACCTCGCCGATGGCTTCCCGCTCGTCACGACCAAGAAGCTTCACCTCAAATCGATCGTCCACGAACTGCTGTGGTTCCTCTCGGGGGACACGAACGTCCGCTATCTCCGCGAGAACGGCGTCAGCATCTGGGACGAATGGGCGGACGAGAACGGCGAGCTGGGACCTGTCTACGGCCACCAGTGGCGATCCTGGCCGACCCCGGAGGGCGGACATGTCGATCAGATCGCCCAGCTTCTCGCCGATATCCGCCGCTCGCCGGATTCGCGCCGTCTGATCGTATCGGCATGGAACCCGGCGGACATTCCGCGAATGGCGCTCGCCCCCTGCCATGCGCTCTTCCAGTTCTACGTCGCCGACGGGCGTCTGTCCTGCCAGCTCTACCAGCGCAGCGCAGACATCTTCCTTGGCGTGCCATTCAACATCGCATCCTATGCGCTGCTCACGCTCATGGTCGCGCAGGTGTGCAAGCTCGCTCCCGGAGAGTTCATTCACACCTTCGGCGATGCCCACCTCTACCTGAACCACCTCGATCAGGCCCGGGAACAGCTGAGCCGTGAACTGCGCCCGCTGCCCGTGATGAAGCTCAACCCCGCGGTGGATGATCTCTTCGCGTTCCGCTTCGAGGATTTCACGCTCGTCGGATACGATCCTCACCCCCACATCAAGGCGCCCGTGGCCGTCTGA
- a CDS encoding thioesterase family protein produces the protein MKESLKPGLKHQHSFVVPRTKTVAALYPESERFQEMPEVFATGFMVGLLEWACLELALPHLDWPAEQTVGTHIDVSHEAATPPGMRVTVDAELIAVEGKKLVFTVEATDGVDVISRGRHERFVINRERFDQKLASKAAKAG, from the coding sequence ATGAAGGAATCGCTCAAACCGGGACTCAAGCACCAGCACAGTTTCGTCGTACCCAGGACCAAGACCGTCGCAGCGCTCTATCCGGAGTCGGAGCGGTTCCAGGAAATGCCGGAGGTCTTCGCAACGGGCTTCATGGTGGGACTGCTCGAATGGGCCTGCCTCGAGCTCGCCCTTCCCCATCTGGACTGGCCGGCCGAGCAGACCGTGGGTACCCACATCGACGTGAGCCACGAGGCCGCCACTCCGCCCGGCATGCGCGTGACCGTCGACGCCGAGCTGATCGCGGTGGAAGGCAAGAAGCTCGTCTTCACGGTCGAGGCCACGGACGGCGTCGACGTCATCTCCCGTGGCCGGCACGAGCGCTTCGTGATCAATCGCGAGCGCTTCGACCAGAAGCTGGCGAGCAAGGCAGCCAAGGCGGGTTGA
- a CDS encoding flavin reductase family protein, which produces MSKRAFPLRDVYGLLEPGPVVLLSTSHRGRDNVMTLSWHVMMEFEPPKVGCVVSNRNHSFSLLRGSKQCAINIPTAELTDAVVGCGNTSGRDGDKFDAFGLTRVAGTAVDVPLVRECYANLECRVIDTRFVKAYNFFVLEVLRARVDRTVADPRTLHHRGWGAFMQAGPTVRTPSRMR; this is translated from the coding sequence TTGAGCAAGCGCGCCTTTCCGCTGCGCGACGTCTACGGTCTGCTCGAACCGGGGCCTGTGGTGCTGCTGTCCACGTCCCATCGCGGACGCGACAACGTGATGACGCTCTCGTGGCACGTGATGATGGAGTTCGAACCGCCGAAGGTCGGCTGCGTCGTGAGCAACCGCAACCACAGCTTCTCGCTGCTCAGGGGTTCGAAGCAGTGCGCCATCAACATCCCGACAGCGGAGTTGACCGACGCCGTGGTGGGGTGCGGCAACACGTCGGGACGAGACGGCGACAAGTTCGACGCCTTCGGTCTCACCCGCGTGGCCGGCACTGCGGTGGACGTCCCGCTGGTGCGTGAATGCTATGCCAACCTGGAATGCAGGGTGATCGACACGCGCTTCGTCAAGGCCTACAACTTCTTCGTCCTCGAAGTGCTTCGCGCCCGCGTCGACCGGACGGTGGCGGATCCCCGCACGCTCCACCACCGCGGCTGGGGAGCATTCATGCAGGCGGGTCCGACCGTCAGGACACCGTCCAGGATGCGGTAG
- a CDS encoding acetylornithine transaminase yields MNFSDYPVSTLMEITSRPPIVFVRGEGSWLWDHTGKRYLDFVQGWAVNCLGHSPRAISDVLAEQSRKLITPSPAFFNEPSIGLAERIVRHSVFDQVFFTNSGAEANEGAIKLARKWGSRHRGGAYEIITFDNSFHGRTLATMSASGKAAFRDLFEPKVPGFPKATLNDLASVERLITDKTVAVMLEPIQGEAGVIPATSEFLRDLRALTQRRGLLLIVDEIQTGVGRTGKLWGYEHADVAPDIMTLGKMLGGGVPLAALVATKAVSCFDHGDQGGTYNGNPLMTAVGSVVMDAVLAPGFLAGVEALGMRLTQGLKQLSSRHGLGDVRGRGLLLALDLGRDIAAGVVDIAREDGLLLNAPRPNFLRLMPALNVTAEEIDIMLTMTETALLKAMAR; encoded by the coding sequence ATGAACTTCAGCGACTACCCGGTCTCCACCCTCATGGAGATCACCTCCCGCCCTCCCATCGTCTTCGTCCGCGGCGAAGGTTCGTGGCTATGGGACCACACGGGCAAGCGCTATCTCGATTTCGTTCAGGGGTGGGCGGTCAACTGCCTGGGACATTCGCCCCGTGCCATCAGCGATGTGCTCGCCGAACAGTCCCGCAAGCTCATCACGCCCAGCCCGGCGTTCTTCAACGAGCCGTCCATCGGTCTCGCCGAGCGCATCGTCAGGCACAGTGTGTTCGACCAGGTGTTCTTCACCAACAGCGGCGCCGAAGCCAACGAGGGGGCGATCAAGCTCGCGCGCAAGTGGGGCTCGCGCCATCGTGGCGGAGCCTACGAGATCATCACCTTCGACAACTCGTTCCACGGACGGACCCTGGCCACCATGTCGGCGTCCGGCAAGGCCGCGTTCCGCGATCTTTTCGAACCCAAGGTGCCCGGCTTTCCCAAGGCGACGCTGAACGATCTTGCTTCGGTGGAGCGTCTGATCACCGACAAGACGGTCGCCGTGATGCTGGAGCCGATCCAGGGCGAAGCCGGAGTGATTCCCGCCACCAGCGAATTCCTGCGCGACCTGCGGGCGCTCACACAGCGTCGCGGACTGCTGCTGATCGTGGACGAGATCCAGACCGGGGTCGGACGCACGGGCAAGCTGTGGGGATACGAGCATGCCGACGTGGCGCCCGACATCATGACGCTGGGCAAGATGCTGGGAGGCGGCGTGCCGCTTGCCGCGCTCGTGGCGACCAAGGCGGTGTCCTGCTTCGATCATGGTGATCAAGGCGGCACCTACAACGGCAATCCGCTCATGACGGCCGTGGGGAGCGTGGTGATGGATGCCGTGCTCGCGCCCGGATTCCTGGCGGGCGTCGAGGCCCTGGGCATGCGGCTCACTCAGGGACTGAAGCAGTTGTCCTCCCGCCACGGCCTGGGCGACGTGCGCGGACGCGGGCTGCTGCTCGCCTTGGATCTCGGTCGGGACATCGCGGCCGGTGTCGTGGACATCGCACGGGAAGATGGCCTGCTGCTGAACGCTCCGCGGCCCAACTTCCTGCGGCTCATGCCTGCCCTCAATGTGACGGCCGAGGAGATCGACATCATGCTGACCATGACCGAGACGGCACTTCTCAAAGCGATGGCCCGGTGA
- a CDS encoding FKBP-type peptidyl-prolyl cis-trans isomerase, with product MKRILALLLFSASVSAWAQSDVLKAAAKEPGAAVTDSGLVYRVLQEGKGASPAASDSVKVHYKGMFPDGREFDSSYSRNEPAEFRLNRVIKCWTEGVQKMKVGGKAKLTCPPGIAYGERGAGGVIPPNAVLVFEVELLDVRR from the coding sequence ATGAAACGAATCCTCGCACTCCTGTTGTTCTCGGCCAGTGTTTCCGCGTGGGCGCAATCGGACGTTCTCAAGGCCGCGGCGAAGGAACCCGGCGCCGCCGTCACCGACAGCGGCCTCGTGTACCGCGTGCTGCAGGAAGGAAAGGGAGCAAGCCCTGCCGCGTCGGACTCGGTGAAGGTGCACTACAAGGGCATGTTTCCGGATGGACGCGAATTCGACAGTTCGTATTCGCGCAACGAACCTGCGGAATTCCGCCTGAACCGCGTGATCAAGTGCTGGACCGAGGGCGTGCAGAAGATGAAGGTCGGCGGCAAGGCCAAGCTTACGTGCCCCCCCGGTATCGCCTACGGAGAGCGCGGAGCGGGTGGCGTCATCCCTCCCAATGCCGTGCTCGTCTTCGAGGTCGAACTGCTCGACGTGCGGCGCTGA
- a CDS encoding PaaI family thioesterase translates to MPMAKELGLRFLQIGAGEAVVEIPFDERWTFRPGQYQATPVFAVADFAGVCAAASVLAEGWFVATVDVSLKMLAPAKEGDLRARGRVVGPGKLLTVASADVYWVKDGRETLCATALVTARNLPPV, encoded by the coding sequence ATGCCGATGGCGAAGGAACTCGGGCTCCGGTTCCTGCAGATCGGCGCGGGTGAGGCCGTGGTGGAGATTCCTTTCGACGAGCGCTGGACGTTCCGGCCGGGGCAGTATCAGGCCACGCCAGTCTTTGCGGTGGCCGACTTTGCCGGCGTCTGCGCGGCGGCCAGCGTGCTGGCAGAGGGCTGGTTCGTCGCGACGGTCGACGTGTCGCTGAAGATGCTCGCCCCTGCGAAGGAGGGCGATCTGCGGGCGCGCGGCCGGGTCGTCGGTCCGGGCAAGCTCCTGACGGTGGCATCGGCCGACGTCTATTGGGTCAAGGACGGGCGGGAAACCCTGTGCGCCACGGCGCTGGTGACCGCGCGCAATCTCCCGCCTGTCTGA
- a CDS encoding acyl-CoA dehydrogenase family protein, with translation MQFEHTTKVRQLMERVSAFMEAHVYPNEARFEAEVAEGDRWAPTRLIEELKAKARAQGLWNLFLPESSHGAGLTNLEYAPLAEIMGRVQWASEVFNCSAPDTGNMEVLSRYGNEAQKDRWLKPLLAGEIRSAFAMTEPAVASSDATNIQASIARQGDDYVINGRKWWTSGANDPRCKVLIFMGKTAPDHPNRHEQQSMLVMPMDLPGIRVLRHLPVFGYDDAPHGHAEVDFKDVRVKVADSLLLGEGRGFEIAQGRLGPGRIHHCMRLIGLSERALERMCRRTLDRVAFGKPVAEQGVTLERIAESRIMIDQTRFLVLNAAYMMDTVGNKAARKEIAMIKVAAANMACRVIDWAIQAHGGCGVTDDSGLPHAYASARTLRLADGPDEVHRNQIGKLELARYKAPRH, from the coding sequence ATGCAGTTCGAGCACACCACGAAGGTCAGGCAACTCATGGAGCGCGTGAGCGCGTTCATGGAGGCGCACGTCTATCCGAACGAAGCCCGATTCGAGGCGGAGGTGGCCGAAGGCGACCGGTGGGCACCGACCCGGCTCATCGAGGAACTCAAGGCGAAGGCAAGGGCACAGGGTCTGTGGAACCTGTTCCTGCCCGAATCGTCGCATGGCGCCGGACTCACGAACCTCGAGTACGCACCGCTTGCCGAGATCATGGGGCGCGTCCAATGGGCCTCCGAAGTCTTCAACTGCAGCGCGCCGGACACCGGCAACATGGAAGTGCTCTCGCGTTACGGCAACGAGGCGCAGAAGGATCGCTGGCTGAAGCCGCTGCTGGCCGGCGAGATCCGTTCTGCCTTCGCGATGACCGAACCGGCCGTGGCGTCGAGCGACGCCACGAACATCCAGGCGAGCATCGCCCGGCAGGGTGACGACTACGTGATCAACGGGCGCAAGTGGTGGACCTCGGGTGCGAACGACCCGCGGTGCAAAGTCCTCATCTTCATGGGCAAGACCGCGCCCGACCATCCGAACCGGCACGAACAGCAGTCCATGCTGGTCATGCCGATGGATCTGCCGGGTATCCGCGTGCTGCGCCATCTGCCCGTGTTCGGTTACGACGATGCTCCGCATGGACACGCCGAAGTGGATTTCAAGGATGTGCGGGTAAAGGTCGCCGACAGTCTGCTGCTCGGCGAAGGCCGAGGTTTCGAGATCGCGCAGGGCCGTCTGGGCCCCGGGCGGATCCATCACTGCATGCGCCTGATCGGCTTGTCCGAACGCGCGCTGGAGCGGATGTGCCGGCGCACGCTGGACCGCGTTGCCTTCGGCAAACCGGTCGCGGAACAAGGCGTCACGCTGGAGCGCATCGCAGAGTCACGCATCATGATCGACCAGACGCGTTTCCTGGTCCTGAACGCCGCGTACATGATGGACACCGTGGGCAACAAGGCCGCGCGCAAGGAGATCGCCATGATCAAGGTGGCGGCGGCGAACATGGCCTGCCGTGTGATCGACTGGGCGATCCAGGCCCATGGCGGCTGTGGGGTGACCGATGACTCGGGCCTCCCGCACGCCTATGCGAGCGCCCGCACGCTGCGGCTGGCGGACGGCCCGGACGAAGTGCACCGCAACCAGATCGGCAAGCTCGAGCTGGCGCGCTACAAGGCGCCTCGCCACTGA
- a CDS encoding LysR family transcriptional regulator produces MHISRVDLNLFVVFETIYSEGGITRAAEKLHLSQPAISHALSRLREMFGDPLFVRQGQSMNPTPLARNLVEPVRQALRTLEGTLNESGPFDPVASHRRFVLGLRAELEAVLLPALVARVSATAPSVELAAVRIDRRRVEADLASGLLDAAIDVLLPGSGALRQTRLGTDSLVVVVRQNHPGAGTAPDLETYLEWNHVLVSSRRRGASLEDVALQKRGAQRHVALRCQQYFAAFRVVAETGFALTLPASQAAVMNSAFGHAIVPFPAPDAGLDRYLYWHEAADSSAANAWLRQLVTDVATPAFEPR; encoded by the coding sequence CTGCATATCTCCCGCGTCGACCTGAATCTCTTCGTGGTGTTCGAGACCATCTACTCCGAAGGTGGCATCACCCGGGCCGCGGAGAAGCTGCACCTGTCCCAGCCGGCCATCAGCCACGCGCTGTCACGCCTGCGCGAGATGTTCGGGGATCCGCTGTTCGTGCGGCAGGGGCAGTCGATGAACCCCACGCCGCTGGCACGCAATCTCGTCGAGCCGGTGCGCCAGGCACTGCGGACGCTGGAAGGCACGCTGAACGAATCGGGACCCTTCGATCCGGTCGCGAGCCACCGGCGCTTTGTTCTGGGCCTGAGGGCGGAGCTGGAAGCGGTGCTGCTGCCAGCTCTGGTGGCGCGGGTGTCTGCCACAGCGCCGTCCGTGGAACTGGCCGCGGTGCGGATCGACCGGCGCCGCGTGGAGGCCGATCTCGCGTCAGGTCTGCTCGATGCCGCGATCGACGTGCTGCTGCCCGGGTCGGGCGCCTTGCGCCAGACCCGGCTCGGCACGGACTCGCTCGTGGTGGTCGTGCGGCAGAACCACCCGGGTGCAGGCACCGCGCCGGATCTCGAAACCTACCTCGAATGGAACCATGTGCTGGTGAGCTCGCGGCGCCGCGGCGCCAGCCTCGAGGACGTCGCCCTGCAGAAACGCGGTGCACAGCGGCATGTGGCACTCCGCTGCCAGCAGTACTTCGCCGCGTTCAGGGTCGTGGCAGAGACCGGCTTCGCGCTCACCCTGCCGGCCAGCCAGGCAGCCGTGATGAACTCGGCTTTCGGTCACGCCATCGTGCCCTTCCCGGCGCCGGACGCGGGGCTTGACCGCTATCTCTACTGGCACGAGGCAGCCGATTCCTCGGCGGCCAATGCATGGCTCAGACAGCTCGTGACCGACGTCGCGACTCCGGCGTTCGAGCCCCGCTGA